Genomic window (Ananas comosus cultivar F153 linkage group 16, ASM154086v1, whole genome shotgun sequence):
GATAGCGTTAGATAgagctcaataccaaactaagccataGATAAATTGACCTTTTGGCCCCTCTTAGCTAGGATTTTGGAAGAACATTTCAGATTTTTGGAGATactgataaaaatattattttatttattttctgtttaGAAGGTAAATAGTGTTCTAATAATAACAAActagatgaaaaaataaaaatatcattgaatttttacaaaaataaatataaaaaattaatttcataaaattatattttctattcgATATAGTTtacaaaaaacataaaattaatctaataatatatatattatatatatatatatatatatatatatatatatatatatatataatatatatatatatatatatatataaatatatatatataactaggctactatgctattaatagcacgaagtcaTTAGTGCTACAAGTTTTTGgttattggattaagagatgtgcggttaggatgatgtggccctcctagggttgagtgggtggttggttgaatagtatgatactaacggatgaaaatgatcaaaatggtagatctaacggcgaaaaacttggtagcacaagtgcttcgtgctattaatagcatagtagccggactctatatatatatatatatatagagttgagctagaatactctcgatagtaaacggggcgttttactatcgagttgttttcgatgatagagttccaaattgacgatcggctccgttaaatatgatctaaaccatttaaactacctagaaatcaaatttcacgcactttcgatattgttcttttatccatctagtgaacaaaaaatgaatggctgaaaatgaatattgtttaaaaaataatgataggagtcttgtaatcaagatcaagagtatagatcttgttttaaatagtttgaagaattttctaacaaaaattcaattgattgaatatctttacaccgattacgagaaaacgcctcatatcgaccgttaaaattacaaattttgaaacaatttgatcattaggcaaatgatatcgaaaagatttaaaatttgatttctaaacatttcaagtggtatagatcatgttcaacggtgccgatcgtcgatttggaggatctatcatcgaaaataaatggatggcaacggagcacatatatagatatagtatatatatatatatatatatatatatatatatatatatatatatatatatatatatatatatatatatagattagcCTTTTCGATTCGCCTTTATTAAAACCAGTAAACcaaacccttctcttctctccacTTTATTTTTCCCCTCTATTCCCCCTTCCCCGATCGCAAGCCcaaaaaaagaaccaaaaaacaaaaaacaagaagaaaccaaaaaagaaacCCTAACGCTCTCGATCGAATGGCTAATAGCAATCTCCCTCGACGGATCATCAAGGTAGAAGAAGAATCCCTTTCGTATTTGACGAGATCTTCGTCAAATTCCTTTTGATCTCTCCGTgttccttgtttttttttaattttttaatttttaatttttttttttatttttgtgggGGTGATTTTGATTCTTGAATCTTTGGTGCGAATTCGAGCAGGAGACCCAGCGCCTCCTCAGCGAACCAGGTATCAATCCACGTATTAGTAGATTTTTACagttttagggtttttgttGCGGGGATTGGAGAGGGCTTGGATTGATAGGTTGTGGAtgttccccttttttttttttttggttgcagCTCCGGGGATCAGTGCGTCTCCGTCGGAGGAGAACATGCGGTATTTCGACGTGATGATCATCGGCCCCTCGCAGTCGCCATATGAAGGTGAGTTTTGTGAATTGTATTGTGTGATTTGTCGGAGAATTGGAACTTCGAAACTGAAACGAACATCATTTGTTAGCTGACGTATCAGAAGCTTGAACAGTTTAGAATTGTAACAGAATCATGGGATGATGATTTTTCATGCAGATGTGAATCATCTGATTTGATGCTTTACGCCGTGTTTGGATGTAGGAATAAGTTATCTGTGGATAACTTAGTACGTGGATTTTCTTGTGCGATTGGATGTTAGGATTTTGATTTTGCTCCTTAAAAGGTTTTGGCTTCCGTGTTTCACCTACGAGAtgatttatttttgttgaatatataaattttatgtactGTTCTCTGATAGCGTTAGCTTTTGGAGAACAACAGTgatttcacataatttaacaaTCTTATTACAGGAATATGACTTGAAGGACAAATATGATATTTCATTCTAGACTTTGGATCCCacttatttatcaaatattataagCTTCTTGCGTAAATCAAAGAAATACTTTGAACATGATGTTCATACATCCAAACAAGGCCTTAATCTTTCTACATAAATCCAGACATTTAGGCCTTGTTcggatgcatgaatattttattcggAATATCTCTGTAATTTATTCAAGAAATTTGTACATTTAATTGATGaggagtgtgatcaaatatttagagtTGGATATTATATTTGGCCTCCAAGTCATTTTTTTCGATAAGATAAGTCACCTCGTAGATGAAATACGCTATCTTATCAAATCATGGATAGCAAAACTTTTGAtggagcaaaaatcaaactccttacTTACAATTCATTTAAGAAAATCCTTATACGGAATAAGTTGTCCTTCGATAACTTATTCTGATGTCCAAACAGGCCTATGGCTCTATTTGGATGTTTGAATAAGTTATTCACTTATTCAAGGATAACTTATTCGGTTTGAAACTACTCTAGTATGATTGTAACTAAGGAGTTTAATTTTTGTTCATTCAGAGGTCTTGCTATTCATACATCTGAAAAAggccttcattttttttttaaacaacatTTAGAACTCTAGCTTTTGGTTCTTTGTCCCTATGGTTGAAAAGGTAATTTAATGATAATGAACACTAATTGTTGTTTTATAATCAATCAATTTTATGCGTTGAAGTTTTTAGTTGAAACAGTATGTTGACATGTCATGTAGTTATTAGCTGATTATCAATATAGATGCTTAGGCAGCCACTCATGGTTTAATTGTTGGGCTCATTCTTCATCCTAACCTTGTCCCTAGAACTCTCTTCTGCTTAAACttggttttttttaattctgagCTAATGAATCCTTCCCAGGGAGATATTACTTCCCAAAAGTTTTTGATGGGTCTTTGAATACACTAAAACTGATAGCCTGGTGCTTATAAATGAAAAATGAGAAGATTGGTGGCTGACTTGCTGATTTGTTTTTTTGGCAGCCTAGGCGTGGTAGGACAGAATTCCACCAATTATATTTCATTCTTGCAATGTTTGGATACTTATAATGCCAGCCTTTGTAAAATTCGTAATCTGCTGGAGTGTATTGTAACTAGTTGTTTGATTTATGTATGCAGTTGTTTTAAGGATGAAGATTTACTTTGTTGATTCTTCCGTTCTTTCTCCCCCCTACTATGTTTCTTAATTTTGATGGCATTTGTGAGTTGGTTTCTGCAATTAGTTTAAGATGAGCTGCCCTTTGGTATTAGACGATTTTATTGAAATTCATGCATAATTTGTTTTTTGCTTTGTTAATATGAGATGATTTTACTTTGGAAGGTGCATAAAATCTTATTAGTCATTTTACACTTATTTTCTGTACCATTAAGCCCCCTAATATTCACTAATGTGaagttttttgtttatttccttttcttttctatttggttAGGAGGGGTTTTCAAGCTCGAACTCTTCTTGCCTGAAGAATATCCAATGGCTCCTCCGAAGGTAATTTACTGCAAATATTTATAGATGCTAGAGTATCTAAGAAACTAGAGGTGGTTATTATGTAAAGCACCAAAATTATCTTCTGTTTGGTGTAATATTATTActcttttcttgtttttgcTTCATGTCCAAAAATCATTTTAAATGATGAACATTTTCATTCTGCCGAAGCATGCAAATCATAACTAAAACAGAGGATACATGGTCATTGATTAACTACCAACTCTACTTTGGGATGAAGAAAGCCGATGTCTAGTTCAGTTGTAGAGATGTTAGATCCCCTACATTTGAAAGGGGCAGAACTGGCTCATACTTTTGGCTAGTATATGCAACTAGGTTAGTGAGTTTGTATTGTGGAGCTATCAAAGAAGGACATTTTTCAAAAGCCTCTATGGTCTAGTATAGGAATGCGATGCTGAAGTGCACCTCACCTGGAGGTTCCCTTCACATGAAATATTCAGACAGAGAGAGATTGAAAAATCGGAAAATGCTTTATAATTTCCTTTTTGATGCTCCAAAATGTTGGTGGGAGCTGCCGGCGGAGAACCACCCCAACCAGTGGTGGTTCCCACCAGTATTTCATAGCATCAGAGAAGAGGATCATGGAAGTGATGTGAAAGGCCGGTGGGAATTGCCACTGGTCTGGATGCTTCTTTGGTTGTAGTTCCCACCACTATTGTGAAACATCGGAGAGGGAGAGCTCTATAGTGTTTGAGTTAATGATGTAATCATGATGTGAAATGATGACGATCAAAATCGTCAGTTTTATTCTTTTTGCCGCCTTGATTTGAACATCAAGGCTAAGACTTTTTTTACCTtgtgatttggattatttattttcttttctataagcctttttttttatcaactgATAGATATTTTACTGTTTATGCATTTTTCTTTGGTTATCTCTTAAATAGGTTCGGTTTCTCACCAAAATTTACCATCCTAACATTGATAAGGCAAGTGGGTTCTTTGGTCTTTTTTCTCAACATCTTGTAGCAACTGCCTCTTTAATCTAAGAACTTTATACTTGCAGCTTGGTAGAATATGTCTCGATATTCTGAAAGATAAATGGAGTCCAGCCCTCCAAATTCGAACTGTTCTTTTGAGGTAATACAAGTGTTTTCTTTGTTCTGTTACACCAAcattattaaatcatatatatttgagaAGCACATTGCTTACTGTGTGCTTCATATTTTTCGTATTGTACTTTTTGCTTGTCCATTGTGTTGCTGTGCCATTCTTCttgctttagttttttttacgTCTCTGTAACCTACTTTAGAGTTCAGACTTTAGTCAACATCCTTAAATTGTAATAATGattacttcatattttttttgtatataataacTTAAGTCTTATGAAGGCCTTTTGGAGTCCTGGAATGACTTTTCCGGCGTATCTCTTCTAGTTTGCTCTAGGATCTACTGTTTGTTGATTATTTATTAAGAGGCATGAAAAGATCTCTAAGGGCATCTTTCGATGGTGGAGCAAATTATCTGGTGATAACTTGTGTTGGATGGAAGTTTCTTTCAATAATATTGAGTTTGACTTTATTTCATAGCAAGGGCTAATGGTAATGATTTTTGAGGATTGTCTGTTTCCACAAACGAGGTGATTTACTAGATCATTAGAAATTAGTGTGGTTTATTCCTTCTTACTCACTCACAGATATACCATGCCTCTCCTACTAGCAAACGATTCATCAGTAAACAAGAAGAGATACGCTGGATAAATTATTCTAGCATTCAAAGAGGCCCTTTGATAAATTTGCATCTATCCTAacaaccaactaacaaatgatTCGGGAGTAAACAAACAGAGAAATTGGACATGTTATTCTAGCATCCAAATGCTTCGTGAGCTACTAGGATTAATGTCTGTATAATAATTAGGCCTAATGAGAGATTGGTCTGCCTAGCTCATGTTCAACCCAAGTGTGTAAACTTTCGCATATGAATTCCTGCTTTCGTCGACTCTGATGAATAGAGAAACTTTGGCTGCTTATCTCACATTATTTTGGTATGTTATGCTGAGGAAAATTTTAACATATCTATGCGACTGTTGCTTGAGATATATGTTGAGATTGAGGGTAACTAGGAGCATGGAATGTTACTACTTACTAGGGTTCTGAGATTTGCTGCTAGATATTTTAGTGTTACTAGGATCAAGTTTCACCAGGACCTTCGCCTCTCATATCGCCATATAACTCGATCCTATTTATTAGCTTACTAGTTACTAATGCTTATGCTGCTCATCAGTATTCAAGCACTTCTCAGCGCTCCAAACCCGGATGACCCACTGTCTGATAACATTGCAAAGCATTGGAAGGCTAACGAAGCAGAAGCTGTGGAAACTGGTAAGGGCAATACTCTCACTTTCGTACTTCGTCTGCACATCACTGTTGCTTCTCATGTTTATACTGACAGAACTaattccttttattttcttccCCACCTTTTATTTGCTTGGACAATGTAGCGAAAGAATGGACCCACCTCTATGCTAATGGGCCGTGACGAAGCTTTTCGGCGATGGCGAATGTGATATAACCCATCAAACTATTGGGGGGTTCTATTCGACTGCCGCGTGATAAGAATGATATGGTTAGTATTTTGATGTTCCATTTGTCGAAGGAATTTCTAACAATCTTTTCGAAGTCAGTGCCGCTATATATGCGGTGTATATGACTCTCTCGGGCTATTTATATAAGGCAACTTTCTCTCTAATCTGTATCAGTGTTAGTCGAATTTGATTGTTCTTCGGTTTATCATCTTGCAATCTAAAtctgttagtttttttttttctcgtgttGTGCCCGTTATCTCCGATGTCGAGAATTGTTTCTTTGATGAGAGAAAAAGAACCTAATCTTGCAGCGGCGAGATTAGGTTGCTAAGATAGGTTGGCAATGGAGATAATGAGCCATCAACCCTTGCTCAAATCCAACAAAATGGATTTGGATCTGGAAACATAATATTTGGGAtttgtatgttttttttattttattttttgggttagAAATGCTTGGAGTTTACCTGAACTATTGCGTAATCTaaggattttgaaaatttataattaattttagggtaaattatacttttggtcctcaTAGTATGAGGCGCGTGACATCTTAGTTCTCAAAACATTTGGGGCACCTTATCTATGCACTATAATCTTTGCGTGCTTAGAAGCACAGTACTGTATTTACGATAAAACTTCTGTTGGGGAGCTCCCCAACCGGCACCTTGGGAGTTTATTAATTTTGGATGTGTTTGGTTCAAGTCCGAATCATAATCGGAATTGAAATAAGAATAAGCTGGAAACAGGATCggaatgatttattattttattatgttagTTTCGTCACCTGAATTAGAATCGGAATGAATTATTCTTATTGTCGGtatttggttcagatagatattaAAAACGTAGTCAAATTAATTTGTCAATCTTATctttagtttaaattcaaattgaaaattaaatataaaaaattgacctcaaaatattaaaataatgtcaaagttttaaatatattttttaaaaattaaaatttgaaattgaacggataattcaaaatataaatataaattttgatttattcaaattcaaatttaaaactattaatttaaattttaatttgaatctataaatttaatataacttttaaataaaatttaaataaaaattttagatttagatttgaaatgcttgattgaattttaatttttaatttaaggtcaaattaaaattaaaatttataaatataatttttaaacttaaatttatgttttaattagaaactatgtaaaaaaattaattttaatctgAACAAATTCATCCTATCCggattcaatttccaatccaaCCGGATGGAAAAAATGGGTAATTGGGGGGACTCATTCATCCGAGAATCgaaattggaatcggaatcccGCATTCTAAATACGGATAAACGGATTCGTCCATTTCGATTTTGTTTTCGGCGTGAAAAAGGGGCGAGAAACATGCTCTTTGCCTCCATCTAAAGATTCGTCAGGtattttttaatacttaaaattttttaaaaaaataaaatttagaagaaggaattaataatttttaaatagaaaaaattgaCACAACATCGATTCGCTTtcaggccaatttgcataaaaaattcactagttttgagcttttacaaaaataggccgtctttttagattttacagattataactaaatttttagaaaactgaccaaaatatctttatttcctttacctttatttctttttctctctcttttttttttttctcgttcttttttcccttttctccccatagggcggcggaggcgaaggCCAAGGCGAAggcggcccgcctcgcctctatCCGGCGCACCCTTACCCTCACTCGCGCACCtcccgccttcctcgcctctgaCCCCGCCGAGGTTGTGCCGtgaccttctttttcttttcttttttttttctcttcgacctTCCTCCGTCGCCTCCCGGTTCTTTACGATAGTAAAGAGGGTAACGctgcttcctcttcctcttatTTTTTTGCTCGTTGCGTCGACACCAGTGCCAGAGGATGAGAGCAGAAGAGGAGGATGAGAGcagaggatgaggaggatgagagcagaagaggaggaggactCTGAGCGAGCNCACCtcccgccttcctcgcctctgaCCCCGCCGAGGTTGTGCCGtgaccttctttttcttttcttttttttttctcttcgacctTCCTCCGTCGCTTTGCGACTTTCCACGACGGTTATGAAGACAACGCCGTGTCCTCTTACTCTGCCTTCGTCGGTGTTGGCGTCGACACCAGTGCCAGAGGATGAGAGCAGAAGAGGAGGATGAGAGcagaggatgaggaggatgagagcagaagaggaggaggactCTGAGCGAGCGCGGGTGAGCGTagaaccaagaaaaaaaaatgtaaaaaataaataaaataaaaagaataaagaataaaatataaaaaaatatttttttctacaaaaaaatgatgaatcagagagaaagaaagaagaaaatgaagatgcAGTGTTTGAGAGGAACGTTGTattgttttaaacaaaaattacacttttctaaatgaaagttgcactctttgaataaaatttatactctttggatgaaaattatacttctttttctcatttacaCGAAAataaaggaggaggaggaagagaagaaatagtgtaattttcgtcgaaagagtgtaactttctttcaaatagtataatttttattcagaaaagtttaatttttcttccaaatagtataagttttctttaaaacagtgcaactttcctctaaaatagtgtaatttagtcatcttttttttttttgtttgattctttattttttttgtaacttttttcACCCTCTTCGACTCTCATCGTCCCCTCCACTGCCTCGGGGCCCTCGGTGATGATAACGAGGGCCACGCCACATCCTcttcctccatcttctccttcacCAATGCAGACGGCCGTCGGCGACGGTAACGAGGGCGCTCCGCCTTCGCCTCCACCTCTACCGGCaccggagaagaagaaggagaactCGAAATGGACCCGGATGAGGGACGGAAGCGATGAGGTCGTTGTCGAGGAAGTGCTCGCCGCCCGTAAgggtgaggaaaaaaaatgcGCCCATCTCCAAAGAGCAAACAAAGATACagattgtagaaaaaaaaaaggaataaaaagtaaaaatttattttttctttttaaaagacaattatatatcatttttcGATAGTAGTAATGATATATAATGGTCATTCTCATCCGTATCCGCTTCGagctctcttttttcttctccggCGCCGCCCTCGTTACCGTGGAGACGGCGCTGCCCTCGTTACCGTCGCCGAGGACCGCCGGcaacggcggaggaggagatggaggaagagATATGACGCCGCTCTTGTTATCGTCGCTGAGGGCCCCGAGACGGTAGAGGAGAGGATGAAGGTCGGAGTGAGTGAACAGAagttacaagaaaaataaagaattagatagaaaagaagaagatgatgaagttaTACTATTTTAGAGGAActttacactgttttaaaaaaaacttatactatttgagaaaaaaattaaacatttcttaataaaagttgcactatttgaaaaaaaagttgcaccatttgaatgaaaattatactatttctcttttcgtcctccttttttgttttcgtggatgagaagaaatagtgtaatttttgtttaaagaatgCAAATTTCGTTCAAAAAGTTCAACTTTCGTTcagaaaagtgtaattttttttaaaaacagtgCAACGTTCCACTGAAATAGtgcatcttcatcttcttcttattttctatatgattcttatttttattataaaaaaatgttttttttataaaaaaatgtttttttatattttatttttattctttttattttatttattttctaccattttttttcttagtttCGCTCTCACCTACGCTCGTTCCGAATTCTCCTTCTTCGGCGCTGGTGTTGGTGCCTGCGCCGTCGAAAGCGGAGTAAGAGGACACGGCGCTGTCTACGTTACCATCGTGGAGGGTGGCGAAAGCGgtggaggggaaaaaaaaaagaacgagtgAAAAAAATGAGAGGAAGATGACGT
Coding sequences:
- the LOC109722544 gene encoding ubiquitin-conjugating enzyme E2 36-like isoform X2, coding for MANSNLPRRIIKETQRLLSEPAPGISASPSEENMRYFDVMIIGPSQSPYEGGVFKLELFLPEEYPMAPPKLGRICLDILKDKWSPALQIRTVLLSIQALLSAPNPDDPLSDNIAKHWKANEAEAVETAKEWTHLYANGP
- the LOC109722544 gene encoding ubiquitin-conjugating enzyme E2 36-like isoform X1 codes for the protein MANSNLPRRIIKETQRLLSEPAPGISASPSEENMRYFDVMIIGPSQSPYEGGVFKLELFLPEEYPMAPPKVRFLTKIYHPNIDKLGRICLDILKDKWSPALQIRTVLLSIQALLSAPNPDDPLSDNIAKHWKANEAEAVETAKEWTHLYANGP